AACACCGTCTAGTGAAATACTAGGAAATGTTAATAAACTAAAACATCAAATGAATTTAGATTTATATGCAGAATGGGGAACAAATGAAAAAGTTGGTTTTGAAGTAGCCTATGCAGGTGCAGTTGCAGGAAGACGTGCAGCTGCAACTATGAAACAAGTAGGTTTAAACGTTGCAAGTGATGCTTTAATGAGTGCTGCATATATTGGTAACCTAGGAGCCTTTGTATTAATAGTTGCAGATGATCCTGGTTTTCATTCATCTCAAACAGAGCAAGATTCAAGGGTCTTTGCTAAATTTGCAAAAATCCCTGTACTTGATCCAGCAACTCCTCAAGATGCTTATGATTTTGTAAAAATTGCAGCAGATATATCTGAAACATTTCAAACACCTACAATGTTAAGGCCTGTCATGAGAGTTTGTCATGCAAGACAAATTGTTGATATTGATGAGGAAACTAATTTTAAACCAGGGAAAGGTGAATTTAAAAGAGAAATAGGAAGGTGGGCAGCAGTTCCAAGAGCAGGTAGAATAATTCAAGGTTATGAACAAATTGAAAGAATAAATGCTCTTAAAGAATACAACTGGGAAAATCTTATTAAACCTGAATTTGATAAATGTAAAGGTGGTAAACTATTAATACTTACATCTGGAACAGGTGATGGGTTTGCAAGAGAGACATTAGAAGATATTGGTATTGAAGCAGACGTAGTTAAATTTAAGATGCCTTACCCTCTTCCTGAAAATCAAATTAGAGAACAATTTAAAAACTATGAAAAAGTTTTAGTTGTAGAAGAACCTATGCCCTGTATTGAAGAGCAAATTTTAACTGAAAAAGTTCATGGTAAACTAGATGGAACTATGCATGTTATTGATGAGATGCAAAAAGTTTATATTCAAAATGCATTAATAAAAATAGGAGTTTACACTGGAGCTGATTTATATCCAGTTGTACCTTTTAAAGAGGAAATAGCTGCACGTCCTCCTAATCTTTGCCCAGGATGTCCACATAGAGATATTTATTATGCTATTACGAAAGTATTTAGAAAGAAAAAATCTATTTACCCATCAGATATTGGGTGTTATACTCTTGCAATAAACCAAGGTGCAATTGATACAGTTTTATGTATGGGTGCTTCTGTATCAATGGCAAGTGGTTTTTCAATAGCAGATCCAGATAAATATGTAGTAGCAACCATTGGAGATAGTACATTTTTCCATGGAGGTATACCACCATTAGTAAATGCGGTATATCAGAAACACAAATTTATGTTAGTTGTCCTTGATAACTCTGTTGTAGCAATGACAGGAAGACAACTTCCACCACAAAGAGAAAATAAAGAGATTGATATTATGAAGATTGCTGAAGGTTGTGGAGCAGATGTCTATGAACATATCTACTCAAATGATATTCAACACTCTCTTGATTTCTTTAAAGACATGAAAAAAGTATACGATGAAGCAGATGGGCCAATAGTAGTTGTAGTAAGAGAATTCTGTGTTCTTGATAAAGAAGTAGTAGATGACCATATTCCATTAGAGTTTGCAGAAGTAGTTCCTGAAGATTGTACAGCTTGTGATCAATGTACAACTATATATAAATGTCCTCCAATGGCTTATAATGCAGATGGAAAAGTTGAAATTGATCCATTCCTTTGTATTGGTTGTGGTGCCTGTTTAAGTGTAGTTTGTCCAACAGATGCTTTTGTTCAAGATACAAGTCGTGGTATAATTAGAGAGGAAAATAAATAATGAGATATCAAGTAGTAATAGCAGGATTTGGTGGTCAAGGGTCTGTATTTTTAGTAAAGATTTTAGCGTTATGTGCTGGAAATAAAGATGTAGCATGTTTAGGAACAGAAAATCATGGTATGAGTCAAAGAGGTGGTGCAGTTTCATGTACAATCAAACTTGGTAACTATACAAATCCAGTAATTGATGCAAACCAAGCAGATTTATTAATTGGATTAGAAAAGAATGAAGCATTAAGAAATGTTCAGTTTTTGAAACCAACTGGAACTTTAGCAGTAAATGCAGAATCAGATTTTCCTTCGTCTGATATAAATGCTACTGTTTTTCAGGTTGATGCATTTGATAAAGCAAAAAAGAAAGAATTACCAATACAAGGTTTAAACGTGTACATGTTAGGTGTTGTAGTATCTAAATGTGAGGATTTCCCTTTTACAGAAGAAGATGTTAAACAAGCACTAAGAGATTTTAATCCAAAAGTTGCAGAACAAAATATTGAGGTTTTAGAAAAAGCAATAGCAGATACAAAGGCTTAAAATGATTTGGAATAAGGTAGAGAGTAGTTCTTTAGAAAGTCTTAGAAAACTACAAACAAAAAGATTAAAAGAAACTATTAAAAGAGTTTATACATTAACACCTTTTTACAAAAAGAAATTTGATGAGTTAGGAATTAATCCAAAAGATATTAAATCAATAGAAGATATTTCAAAACTTCCTTTTACAAAAAAGCAAGATTTGAGAGACCATTATCCTTTTGGTCTATTTACAGTACCAATGAGTCAAGTAATTCGTGTACATAGTTCATCTGGAACTACTGGAAAACCTACTGTTGTTGGATATACTGAACATGATATGGATGTTTGGGATGAAGTTATGGCTAGAGTTTTTAAAATGGCAGGAACTACAGAAGAAGATATAGTACATAATGCGTATGGATATGGACTTTTTACAGGAGGACTTGGATTACATAATGGTGCTGCAAAAGTAAAAGCGACTGTTATTCCAAGTTCTGGAGGATTTACTGATAGGCAAGTAATGCTTATGAAAGATTTTGGAGCAACTATCCTTGCTTCTACTCCATCATTTGCACTACATATGGCAGAGTCTGCATCTAAAGCAGGAATAGATTATAAAAAAGATTTTAAATTAAAAGCTGGAATTTTTGGTGCAGAACCAACTTCTAAAGGTCTTAAAAAAGAGGTATCAAAAGTCTGGGGAATAGATTATCATGAAATATATGGACTTTCAGAAATTATTGGGCCAGGAGTTAGTTGTTCATGTAAACATAGTGATTTATTGCATATATTTGAAGATCATTTTTATCCAGAGATTATTGATTCTAAAACAGGCGAAATATTACCTGATGGTGAAAGAGGAGAGTTAGTAATAACATCACTAACAAAACAAGCTCTTCCTATAATTAGATATAGAACAGGTGATATTACTTCACTTAAAAGAGAACCCTGTGCTTGTGGAAGAACGATGGTTAGAATGGAAAGCGTTGTAGGCAGAGCTGATGATATGATGATAATCAATGGTGTAAATATCTACCCTTCTCAAATAGAACACGTAATTTCTCAAACAGAAGGACTTACGATTAACTATCAAATAGTTGTAAGTAAAAAAGGACATCTTGATGCTTTAGATATTTTAATTGAAATATCAGATGATGTTATGATAGACTCTATTTCAGAAATTGAAAATATTAAAAAATCAATACAACACAATTTGTTAAATAATCTATATATAAATGCAAATGTAAAACTTGTTGAACCAAGAAGTATAGAAAGAAGTGTTGGAAAAGCTATTAGAATAATAGATAAAAGAGAATAAGGACTAAAATGAGTAAATATACTATCAAACAATTATCTGTATTTATTGAAAATAAACAGGGCGAATTATCAGATATTACATCTTTATTATCAAAAAATAAAATTTCATTAAAGGCCATTAATCTTGTAGATACGAGTGAATTTGGTATTTTAAGACTATTAGTTGATGATGAACTATCAACTAAAAGAATTTTAGATGCAAATGGTTTTTCTTTAACTATTACAGAAGTTTTTGCAGCTGAGATTGATGACCATATTGGTTCATTTAATGATGTAGTTACAATATTATCTGAAAATAATATCAATTTAGAATATACCTATACAATTAACAATGCTAAAAATGGTGCATTTATATTTAAAGTAGGCCTTGCTGATTTTGAAAAAGCGACAAAACTACTAAGTAAATCAAAAGTTAAATTATTAGAAAAGATATAAAAGGAGAGTTATTACTTCCTTTTATCTATAATTCTTACTGCTTTACCTGCACTTCTTTGAATTGAATTTGGTTGTACTAATTTAATTTCTGCATGTATATATAAATTATTTAAAATATCTTTTTGAATTTCCGCTTTTAACTTTTGTAATTCATTTACTGAATCAGACATCATATTATCAGTTAATTCAACATCTAGTTCTAATTTATCCAAATAACCTTTTTTATCTAAAATTATTTGATAATTTAAGGAAACACCTTCTATATTTGATAATACATGTTCTATTTGAGAAGGAAATATATTTACTCCACCTACAATAATCATATCATCACTACGCCCTACTACACTTTCCATTTTTACTGTAGTTCTACCACATCTACAGGGAGTAAAATCTAAAGAGGTAATATCTCCTGTTCTATATCTAATTATAGGAAGACCTTGTTTTGTTATTGTAGTTAAAACTAACTCTCCTCTTTCTCCTTCTTTTACAGGTTCTAAAGTATCTGGATCTAATATTTCTGGATAAAAATGGTCTTCATTTATATGTAACCTATCTGAATGCTTACACCCTCCTGCAACTCCAGGACCAATTATTTCAGATAATCCATATACTTCATAAAAAGGTATTCCCCAGATATCCTTTATTTCATCTTTTAGACCCTTTGAAGCAGGCTCTCCACCATAAAAACCACATTTTAATTGTAAATCTTTTTTTAGATTATAGCCCTCTTTTTTAGCAGTTTCTGCCATATGAAGTGCAAAAGATGGAGTAGTATTTAATACTGTAGCTTTGAAATCTTTCATTAAGAGAAGTTGTCTTGAAGTAAATCCAGTAGAACTGGGTATTACAGCTACTTTCATTCTTTGTGCAGCTTCATGAAAGCCAAGTCCTCCTGTAAAAAGACCATAGCCAATTGCATTATGCAAAATATCAGAAGAATTAACTCCACCCATATAAAATATACGAGCCATAACTTCAGACCAAATATTCATATCTTTTGCTGTATAACCTACAACTGTAGGTTTTCCAGTAGTTCCACTAGAACTATGTATTCTAACAATTTCATCCATATCAACTGCAAATAAGCCATAAGGATAATTATTTCTTAAGTCTTGTTTTTTTGTAAAAGGTAACTTTCTAATATCATCTAATGATTCAATATCTTTTGGATTTATTCCTAAGTCATCAAACTTTTCTTTATAGAAAGGAACTAAAGAATATACACGTTTAACAGTCTCTTGTATATTTTCTAACTGTACTCTTTGCATCCTTTTTCTTGTATATGATTCTGCTTTACAATATATCATATTGGCCTCAATTATTTTATTATTATTCTAAATATTGTAACAAAAATTACCTTATAGCTTAAATTAATAAATTAATTTATTAATATTAGGAAA
This portion of the Arcobacter sp. LA11 genome encodes:
- a CDS encoding amino acid-binding protein translates to MSKYTIKQLSVFIENKQGELSDITSLLSKNKISLKAINLVDTSEFGILRLLVDDELSTKRILDANGFSLTITEVFAAEIDDHIGSFNDVVTILSENNINLEYTYTINNAKNGAFIFKVGLADFEKATKLLSKSKVKLLEKI
- a CDS encoding phenylacetate--CoA ligase family protein, which produces MIWNKVESSSLESLRKLQTKRLKETIKRVYTLTPFYKKKFDELGINPKDIKSIEDISKLPFTKKQDLRDHYPFGLFTVPMSQVIRVHSSSGTTGKPTVVGYTEHDMDVWDEVMARVFKMAGTTEEDIVHNAYGYGLFTGGLGLHNGAAKVKATVIPSSGGFTDRQVMLMKDFGATILASTPSFALHMAESASKAGIDYKKDFKLKAGIFGAEPTSKGLKKEVSKVWGIDYHEIYGLSEIIGPGVSCSCKHSDLLHIFEDHFYPEIIDSKTGEILPDGERGELVITSLTKQALPIIRYRTGDITSLKREPCACGRTMVRMESVVGRADDMMIINGVNIYPSQIEHVISQTEGLTINYQIVVSKKGHLDALDILIEISDDVMIDSISEIENIKKSIQHNLLNNLYINANVKLVEPRSIERSVGKAIRIIDKRE
- a CDS encoding thiamine pyrophosphate-dependent enzyme, encoding MKQTLMGNDAIAWGIIHSDIDMVSGYPGTPSSEILGNVNKLKHQMNLDLYAEWGTNEKVGFEVAYAGAVAGRRAAATMKQVGLNVASDALMSAAYIGNLGAFVLIVADDPGFHSSQTEQDSRVFAKFAKIPVLDPATPQDAYDFVKIAADISETFQTPTMLRPVMRVCHARQIVDIDEETNFKPGKGEFKREIGRWAAVPRAGRIIQGYEQIERINALKEYNWENLIKPEFDKCKGGKLLILTSGTGDGFARETLEDIGIEADVVKFKMPYPLPENQIREQFKNYEKVLVVEEPMPCIEEQILTEKVHGKLDGTMHVIDEMQKVYIQNALIKIGVYTGADLYPVVPFKEEIAARPPNLCPGCPHRDIYYAITKVFRKKKSIYPSDIGCYTLAINQGAIDTVLCMGASVSMASGFSIADPDKYVVATIGDSTFFHGGIPPLVNAVYQKHKFMLVVLDNSVVAMTGRQLPPQRENKEIDIMKIAEGCGADVYEHIYSNDIQHSLDFFKDMKKVYDEADGPIVVVVREFCVLDKEVVDDHIPLEFAEVVPEDCTACDQCTTIYKCPPMAYNADGKVEIDPFLCIGCGACLSVVCPTDAFVQDTSRGIIREENK
- a CDS encoding 2-oxoacid:acceptor oxidoreductase family protein yields the protein MRYQVVIAGFGGQGSVFLVKILALCAGNKDVACLGTENHGMSQRGGAVSCTIKLGNYTNPVIDANQADLLIGLEKNEALRNVQFLKPTGTLAVNAESDFPSSDINATVFQVDAFDKAKKKELPIQGLNVYMLGVVVSKCEDFPFTEEDVKQALRDFNPKVAEQNIEVLEKAIADTKA
- a CDS encoding phenylacetate--CoA ligase family protein, which codes for MIYCKAESYTRKRMQRVQLENIQETVKRVYSLVPFYKEKFDDLGINPKDIESLDDIRKLPFTKKQDLRNNYPYGLFAVDMDEIVRIHSSSGTTGKPTVVGYTAKDMNIWSEVMARIFYMGGVNSSDILHNAIGYGLFTGGLGFHEAAQRMKVAVIPSSTGFTSRQLLLMKDFKATVLNTTPSFALHMAETAKKEGYNLKKDLQLKCGFYGGEPASKGLKDEIKDIWGIPFYEVYGLSEIIGPGVAGGCKHSDRLHINEDHFYPEILDPDTLEPVKEGERGELVLTTITKQGLPIIRYRTGDITSLDFTPCRCGRTTVKMESVVGRSDDMIIVGGVNIFPSQIEHVLSNIEGVSLNYQIILDKKGYLDKLELDVELTDNMMSDSVNELQKLKAEIQKDILNNLYIHAEIKLVQPNSIQRSAGKAVRIIDKRK